In one Mycobacterium heckeshornense genomic region, the following are encoded:
- a CDS encoding tyrosine-type recombinase/integrase, whose protein sequence is MVAARARPNTVLAAAFDLKVFFTEVAKAPEEVTDADVLSFIAAQRQPRRGAEVVRIDDGEAGLSARTIKRRLASVAGLFEYLIVRGVVSRNPVPQGLSTRTPSRAVRGVPLIRTPRTVPRVIDPDQADALMRALRTHRDRAMVQAMLLGGLRRCEVLGLRLGDVRPGEKRLFIADGKGGHQRIVPVSPRFFTTLASYLELERPHTASTDHVFVVLKGQRRGRPLSAAGLDEIIAGARRRAGIEHLTCHQLRHTCFTRLREAGMALEAIQAQAGHRSLESTRIYLHLANGWLADEYRRAVEAIDAQAMQAP, encoded by the coding sequence ATGGTCGCAGCCCGGGCGCGCCCGAACACGGTGCTGGCTGCCGCGTTCGATCTGAAGGTGTTCTTCACTGAGGTCGCCAAGGCGCCAGAGGAGGTCACCGATGCCGACGTGTTGTCATTCATCGCTGCCCAGCGCCAGCCGAGGCGTGGCGCGGAAGTGGTGCGGATTGACGACGGTGAGGCTGGACTGTCGGCGCGCACGATCAAGCGGCGGCTGGCCTCGGTCGCCGGGCTGTTCGAGTATCTGATCGTTCGTGGCGTTGTTTCTAGAAACCCAGTGCCGCAGGGATTGTCGACGCGGACTCCGAGTCGGGCGGTGCGTGGCGTGCCGTTGATTCGCACCCCGCGCACTGTGCCGCGGGTGATCGACCCCGATCAGGCCGACGCCTTGATGAGGGCGCTGCGCACCCACCGGGACCGGGCGATGGTACAGGCGATGCTGCTGGGTGGGCTGCGTCGGTGCGAGGTGCTCGGGCTGCGGCTGGGTGACGTGCGTCCCGGTGAGAAGCGGTTGTTCATCGCCGACGGCAAGGGCGGTCACCAGCGCATCGTGCCGGTGTCACCGCGCTTTTTCACCACTTTGGCCAGTTACCTGGAGCTGGAGCGGCCGCATACCGCGTCAACCGATCACGTGTTCGTGGTGCTCAAGGGCCAACGTCGGGGTCGGCCGCTCAGCGCGGCCGGGCTCGATGAGATCATCGCTGGTGCTCGGCGTCGAGCCGGCATTGAGCACCTGACCTGTCATCAACTGCGGCACACCTGTTTTACCCGGCTGCGTGAGGCCGGGATGGCGTTGGAGGCGATCCAGGCCCAGGCCGGGCATCGCTCGCTGGAATCGACCCGCATTTACTTGCACTTGGCCAACGGTTGGCTCGCCGACGAATACCGGCGAGCGGTCGAGGCGATCGATGCGCAAGCGATGCAGGCACCCTGA